GGGGTAGTCAAGGCACACGATGAGGTCGGTGCGTGGGTCAATGATGCTTCGGAAGCGCCGATAGTCGGAGTCGATTACCCAGCCTGGTTGCGAGGTGAGTTGGTCAATCCTTGCCTCTTGCTCGACCAACGGGGGCTCAGCCCAACCAGGAAGCCAAGCGATCTCGTCGACCTCGATGAGAGGTAGACCAGTTCGGTAGGACACTGCCTTGGCGAGGGTCGACTTTCCAGACCCGGTGACGCCGGAGATGAGGATTCGCCGAGGGGTCACACTTAAATTTTACTCATGCAAAAAGGGCACTATTCGGATGAACCTGAAGGTTGAACTCGATGGCAAAGTCTTTGGAGGCCGCAACAAGGCCGATCATGGCGGCATTGTCGGTGCAGAGCGATAGCGGTGGTATGTAGGCGGGGATTTGATTCTGTTCCCCGAGTTTCTTAACCATGGCTCTCAGATTTGGGTTTGCTGCGACTCCCCCGCACAGGGCGATGCTCGCGGGGTTGTGGTCTTCGATAGAGTTTCGGAGGCGTTTGACAAGCACATCGTTGATTGCAGCTTGGAGCGAGGCTGCCGCATCAGGGACGCTGATGCTGGGACCTTTCGACTCGGCCAGGCGAAGCACCGCTGTCTTTAGCCCGCTGAAACTCATGTCATATCGCTCTTTGGCAAGCCCTCGTGGGAGGTCGTAGCGTTTGGGGTTGCCAAGGATTGCCTGCTCAGAAATCTGCTTTCCTCCGGGGTAACCGAGGCCGAGCAATCGCGCGCCTTTATCGTAAGCTTCACCCGCTGCATCGTCCCGAGTTTGGCCGAGCAGTTCGTATTGTCCGATGGCTTGGATCAGGACGAGCTCGCTATGTCCGCCAGATACAAGAAGTGAGATGCAAGGGAACTTGATTTCATTTGGAAGTGCCAGCATGGCGAGAAGGTGACCTTCCAGATGATCGACTCCGATGAGCGGCTTCTTATGGGCAAAAGCAAGCGCTTGGGCTGCGGTGACACCGACACTGAGAGCTCCGACAAGACCAGGTCGGTTCGTAACGGCGATGGCATCTAATTCGGAAACCTTGCAAGTAGCGATCTCAAGAGCTTCGTGAATGACAGGGAGAATCGCTTCGACATGGGCGCGAGCAGCGGCTTCAGGTACGACTCCGCCCCATTTTTGGTGCATCTCGATTTGAGTGGCAACGACGTTGCTGAGAACCTGGCGACCGTTAACAACCGCCGCAGAAGTCTCGTCGCAAGACGACTCAATAGCCAGAATTCGGCTCACGGCTTCCAACCGAGCAAGTCATCCATCATCATCACAATGGCATCTTCTTGGTTGTCAGGATAGTACGCCTTCCGAACAGTGGCTTGTATGAATCCCATCGACTCATACAGTTTTAGGGCCACTTCATTGGACTTCCGAAGTTCAAGAGTTGCGCATACTGCCCCCTTTTCCCGGGCCTTAACAAGCATCTCGTTCATCAGCTTACGGCCAATCCCTTGTCCGCGAAAATCGGGCGAGACGACGACGTTGGTGACGTGTGCCTCATCCACTAGAACCCAAGTACCGCCGTAGCCGATGACTTTGCCCTCCACCAACGCCACGAGGAACACTCCATACTTGTGCTCTAACTCATTCTCGAATGACTTGCGACTCCAGGGAGCCGAGTGGGTGGCACTCTCGATGACCAAGATCTCATCAATGAGATCTTTTGACAAAGGAACAAAACGAAGGGTAGCGAGTGCGCTCACTAGCCTCCCAAATAGGCTTCCTTCACCTTAGGATCGTGGAGCAAATCTTGTCCCGTTCCTTGCAAAACGAGTTCACCGGTTTCGAGCACGTATGCCCGATGGGCAATTTCCAATGCACGATTCGCATTCTGCTCAACGATGAGAACCGTTTTTCCGTCAGCGTTCAAGTCCTTGACGATGTTGAAGATCTCCGTGATCAGGAATGGCGCGAGACCTAGCGAAGGTTCGTCAAGGAGCAGAATCTCCGGTCGAGACATCAAGGCGCGACCGATAGCGAGCATTTGCTGCTCACCGCCCGACATCGTGCCGCTGTTCTGCTTAAATCGTTCTTTGAGCCTTGGGAAGCGGCCAAGGACCATCTCCATGTCGGCGGCAACTCCGGCCTTGTCCTTCCGTAGATAAGCGCCGAGCTGAAGATTTTCTTCAACCGTCATGTTGGTGAAAATGCGACGACCTTCTGGAGCGTGCGAGAGACCACGCTTCACGATCTCGTGCGGTTGCAACGTGGTCAACTCTTCGCCGTTGTATGTCACCGAACCTGAGCGGGGGCGAATTAACCCCGAAATGGTGCGAAGCAAAGTACTCTTTCCCGCCCCGTTGGAGCCGATGATGGCGACGATTTCGCCGGGCTGAACGGTGATCGAGACATCGTTCAGCGCGTTGATCGCCCCATAGAACACGTTGAGATTCTTTGTTTCAAGCATGAAATCGATATTGGTTCTACCTTAACTACGATTCAAAACCTGATTTCCGGGAGGCGAATACCCTAGAATATTTACCAGGATATGAAGAATCCCAAGTTCACTCGTGCCTTCGAGGTCGTAACGGCGCTACCTCAGCCCCTTTTGCCGCTTAAACGACTCGCCACGAACCTCCTCTGGACGTGGGACCACGAGATTCGCGACTTGCTCCGATCCATCGACAAGGATCTTTGGCAAGAGTGCGAGCACAACGCTATCCTGTTCCTGAACCGTGTTCCCGCCTCGCGCTGGGCAGTTCTGGAAGTCGATCCGGTGTTCATGAATCGGGTCGAAGGATGTGTTGCAAAGCTTGATAACTACCTAGCCGCGAAGACCTGGTTTGAAACCACTTACCCGGAGGAAAAGGGAACTTTTGCCTACTTCTGCTTTGAGTTCGGCCTCACAGAGGGTCTCCCAATCTACTCCGGCGGCCTCGGAATTCTTGCCGGAGACCACCTTAAGTCGGCCTCTGACCTTGGTTTGCCTCTCGTCGCCGTCGGTCTGCTTTATAACCGTGGCTACTTCCGACAGCGTCTGAACAAAGACGGCTGGCAGGAAGAGGTTTATCCGGAATATGATTTCTACCAAATGCCGCTCTCGCTCATGCGGGATAGCAATAACGAGCCGATTCGAATTCCGGTCGATTTTCCCGACCGGGTGGTGACTTGCCAGATTTGGAAAGCGGAAGTCGGCCGGATTCCACTGTATCTGCTTGACTCGAACATTCTGGAGAACGCCGAGAACGACCAAAACATCACCGACTCGCTTTACTCGGGCGATGAGGAAATGCGGATCCGCCAAGAGATGATCCTAGGAATCGGCGGAATGAAGGCGCTTCAGGCGCTGGGTATTCAGCCAACGGTGTGCCACATGAACGAGGGCCACGCAGCCTTTATGTCCGTCGAGCGAATTAGGCAATTCATCGCGGCCCAAGGTTGCGACTTCCGAACCGCTCGCGCAGCAACGGTGCATGGCAACGTCTTCACCACTCACACGCCGGTTCCTGCCGGGTTCGATGTGTTCCCAGAGCCACTACTGAGGCGGTACATGAACAACTCAGTTGAGGCTTCCGGTATCCCGTTCTCTGAGTTCATCAAGCTAGGAAGATTCGATCCACTGAATCAGGCTGAGAACTTCAATATGGCGCTGCTGGCAATGGAGACTGCGAACCACGTTAACGGCGTTGCAAGACTTCATGGCGAGGTCTCGCGAGGAATGTTTGCCAACCGTTGGCCGGATTATCCCGAGAAAGAGGTGCCAATTGGACACGTGACCAACGGGATCCACACGATGACTTGGATCGGGCGTGGGATGGCACGCCTGTTCGATGAGTTCTGCGGCACTGATTGGCGCAGAAATCCGTCCGAGCCCGCGAACTGGGCGGGAGTCGCCGACATCCCCGACGAAGAACTCTGGACGGTGATGGAAGATCAGCGCGGCGCGTTGATTCGAACTGTGCGAAAGCGGCTCGCCAAGAGCCTTGCCGCCCGAAATATGAGCAGCCGGCCAGATTACGACTATGTTAGTTCAATCCTAGACCCTAGAGTCCTAACGATTGGTTTTGCGCGACGGTTTGCGACGTACAAGCGCGGTTCGCTAATGCTCACTGATCCAGATCGACTGAAGTCGATTCTCTATCACGCCGAGCGTCCAGTTCAGATCGTGATCTCTGGAAAGTCGCACCCTCGTGATGATGCCGGAAAGAAGCTGATTCAAGAGCTTTTCAACTTCATTAACCATGGCGGCGCAAGGTCCCGAATGGTCTTCTTGGAAGACTACGACATGGGTGTTGCGCGAGCACTGGTCCAAGGCGTTGACGTCTGGCTAAACAACCCGCGACGGCCCTACGAAGCTTCGGGAACGAGTGGAATGAAAGTCGTTCCGAACGGTGGCTTGAACTGCTCGATCCTTGATGGTTGGTGGGATGAAGGGTATCAGCCTGGCCTTGGCTTTGTGATTGGCAACCGCTCCGAGGGCGGCGATTCTGGTCACCAGGATTGGCTCGATTCGAGATCGCTTTATGATGTGATCGAGAACCAGATGGCACCAACGTTCTACCACCGAGTTGAGAAAGGAATCCCGGTAGGCTGGCTCCAAATGGTCCGGGAGTCGATCATGGCTCATGCGCCGTTCTTTTCCACTCACCGCATGGTCCAGGACTACACGCGGCAAGCATACGTTCCTGCTTCCGAGTCCTTTGTTCAAGTGAGTGCGAACGGATCTGCTTTAGCTAAGGACGGATTAGCCTGGCGTGACAAGGTGCAAGCCAATTGGGGACAAGTTTCGGTCGTCTCTGTTTCGGACAGCGCGGCTCTGTCGAACCCAATGGGGAACGAGTTCACAGTGACGGCTAGGGTTCGATTGGGAGCATTGTCTCCTGCGGAAGTCCGGGTTCAGGCAGTCAGCGGAAAAGTTGGCACCAACCGGGAGTTGACGAATACCTCGGTGATTGATCTTGCATTTGGTGAGAAGGATGGCGAGAACTACGTTTACTCCGGCCCACTGAATTTCGATCAGCCTGGTCAC
The DNA window shown above is from Armatimonadota bacterium and carries:
- the tsaD gene encoding tRNA (adenosine(37)-N6)-threonylcarbamoyltransferase complex transferase subunit TsaD — protein: MSRILAIESSCDETSAAVVNGRQVLSNVVATQIEMHQKWGGVVPEAAARAHVEAILPVIHEALEIATCKVSELDAIAVTNRPGLVGALSVGVTAAQALAFAHKKPLIGVDHLEGHLLAMLALPNEIKFPCISLLVSGGHSELVLIQAIGQYELLGQTRDDAAGEAYDKGARLLGLGYPGGKQISEQAILGNPKRYDLPRGLAKERYDMSFSGLKTAVLRLAESKGPSISVPDAAASLQAAINDVLVKRLRNSIEDHNPASIALCGGVAANPNLRAMVKKLGEQNQIPAYIPPLSLCTDNAAMIGLVAASKDFAIEFNLQVHPNSALFA
- the rimI gene encoding ribosomal protein S18-alanine N-acetyltransferase — its product is MSALATLRFVPLSKDLIDEILVIESATHSAPWSRKSFENELEHKYGVFLVALVEGKVIGYGGTWVLVDEAHVTNVVVSPDFRGQGIGRKLMNEMLVKAREKGAVCATLELRKSNEVALKLYESMGFIQATVRKAYYPDNQEDAIVMMMDDLLGWKP
- a CDS encoding ABC transporter ATP-binding protein encodes the protein MLETKNLNVFYGAINALNDVSITVQPGEIVAIIGSNGAGKSTLLRTISGLIRPRSGSVTYNGEELTTLQPHEIVKRGLSHAPEGRRIFTNMTVEENLQLGAYLRKDKAGVAADMEMVLGRFPRLKERFKQNSGTMSGGEQQMLAIGRALMSRPEILLLDEPSLGLAPFLITEIFNIVKDLNADGKTVLIVEQNANRALEIAHRAYVLETGELVLQGTGQDLLHDPKVKEAYLGG
- the glgP gene encoding alpha-glucan family phosphorylase, with amino-acid sequence MKNPKFTRAFEVVTALPQPLLPLKRLATNLLWTWDHEIRDLLRSIDKDLWQECEHNAILFLNRVPASRWAVLEVDPVFMNRVEGCVAKLDNYLAAKTWFETTYPEEKGTFAYFCFEFGLTEGLPIYSGGLGILAGDHLKSASDLGLPLVAVGLLYNRGYFRQRLNKDGWQEEVYPEYDFYQMPLSLMRDSNNEPIRIPVDFPDRVVTCQIWKAEVGRIPLYLLDSNILENAENDQNITDSLYSGDEEMRIRQEMILGIGGMKALQALGIQPTVCHMNEGHAAFMSVERIRQFIAAQGCDFRTARAATVHGNVFTTHTPVPAGFDVFPEPLLRRYMNNSVEASGIPFSEFIKLGRFDPLNQAENFNMALLAMETANHVNGVARLHGEVSRGMFANRWPDYPEKEVPIGHVTNGIHTMTWIGRGMARLFDEFCGTDWRRNPSEPANWAGVADIPDEELWTVMEDQRGALIRTVRKRLAKSLAARNMSSRPDYDYVSSILDPRVLTIGFARRFATYKRGSLMLTDPDRLKSILYHAERPVQIVISGKSHPRDDAGKKLIQELFNFINHGGARSRMVFLEDYDMGVARALVQGVDVWLNNPRRPYEASGTSGMKVVPNGGLNCSILDGWWDEGYQPGLGFVIGNRSEGGDSGHQDWLDSRSLYDVIENQMAPTFYHRVEKGIPVGWLQMVRESIMAHAPFFSTHRMVQDYTRQAYVPASESFVQVSANGSALAKDGLAWRDKVQANWGQVSVVSVSDSAALSNPMGNEFTVTARVRLGALSPAEVRVQAVSGKVGTNRELTNTSVIDLAFGEKDGENYVYSGPLNFDQPGHQGYTIRVVPFHPNVSVPAELNLVRWQ